The proteins below are encoded in one region of Bacteroides uniformis:
- the radA gene encoding DNA repair protein RadA, translated as MAKEKTVYVCSNCGQDSPKWVGKCPSCGMWNTYVEEVVRKEVVNKRPVSGIETAKAKPVTLHEIVADDEPRIDLHDAELNRVLGGGLVQGSLVLIGGEPGIGKSTLVLQTVLRIPEKRILYVSGEESTRQLKLRADRLTSASSDCLIVCETSLEQIYVHIKNIRPDIVIIDSIQTISTETLESSPGSIAQVRECSASILRFAKETHTAVILIGHINKEGSIAGPKVLEHIVDTVLQFEGDQHYMYRILRSIKNRFGSTAELGIYEMRQDGLRQVSNPSELLLSQDHEGMSGIAIASAIEGIRPFPIETQALVSSAVYGNPQRSATGFDIRRMNMLLAVLEKRVGFKLAQKDVFLNIAGGLKVNDPAIDLAVISAILSSNMDTAIEPEVCMAGEIGLSGEIRPVNRIEQRIGEAEKLGFKRFILPKYNMQGLNTQKIKIELIPVRKVEEAFRALFG; from the coding sequence ATGGCTAAAGAGAAGACGGTTTATGTATGCAGCAACTGCGGACAAGACTCTCCCAAATGGGTAGGCAAGTGTCCGTCGTGCGGAATGTGGAACACGTATGTGGAAGAGGTGGTACGGAAAGAAGTGGTGAACAAACGTCCCGTATCGGGTATAGAGACCGCCAAAGCCAAACCCGTAACCCTCCATGAAATTGTAGCCGATGACGAACCGCGCATCGATCTCCATGATGCCGAACTGAACCGGGTACTGGGTGGCGGTCTGGTACAAGGTTCTCTTGTATTAATTGGCGGCGAACCGGGTATCGGGAAATCCACCCTGGTGCTACAAACCGTACTCCGTATACCGGAGAAACGTATCCTCTACGTCTCCGGCGAAGAAAGTACCCGTCAGTTGAAACTGCGTGCCGACCGTTTGACAAGTGCTTCCAGTGATTGCCTCATCGTGTGCGAAACTTCCCTGGAACAGATTTACGTCCATATCAAGAACATCCGCCCGGACATCGTCATCATCGACTCCATACAGACGATTTCTACCGAAACCCTTGAATCGTCGCCGGGGAGTATTGCCCAGGTACGGGAATGTTCCGCCTCCATCCTGCGCTTTGCCAAGGAAACGCATACGGCGGTCATCCTTATCGGGCATATCAATAAGGAAGGAAGCATAGCCGGCCCCAAGGTACTGGAACATATCGTGGATACCGTACTCCAGTTCGAGGGCGACCAGCACTACATGTACCGCATCCTGCGCAGCATCAAGAACCGCTTCGGAAGCACTGCCGAACTGGGTATTTACGAAATGCGGCAAGATGGATTACGGCAGGTGAGCAACCCATCCGAACTGCTGCTGAGCCAAGACCATGAAGGTATGAGCGGCATAGCCATCGCCTCCGCGATAGAAGGCATCAGACCGTTCCCCATCGAGACGCAGGCATTGGTCAGCAGTGCCGTATATGGTAACCCACAACGCTCTGCCACAGGGTTCGACATCCGCCGCATGAATATGCTGCTGGCCGTATTGGAAAAACGTGTAGGCTTCAAACTGGCACAGAAAGATGTATTTCTCAATATTGCCGGCGGATTGAAAGTGAACGACCCGGCAATAGACCTTGCCGTCATCAGCGCCATCCTCTCCAGCAACATGGACACGGCCATAGAGCCAGAGGTGTGCATGGCAGGAGAAATAGGTCTGTCGGGAGAGATACGCCCGGTAAACCGCATTGAGCAGCGCATCGGAGAAGCAGAGAAACTTGGCTTCAAGCGTTTTATACTTCCCAAGTATAATATGCAGG